The genomic stretch CGATCGCTACTTTATAAGCTCCAGAGGTTTCATTTCCATCAGCAGGACGAAATACCATTAAATCAGGAATTAAACGTAAAGAAGCAACGTGCTCGACGGGTTGGTGAGTAGGGCCATCTTCTCCCAATGCGATCGAATCATGAGTCATGACCCAAATAACTTGTGCTTCAGATAATGCAGAAAGACGGATGGAATTTCTCATGTAGTCAGTGAAGACTAAAAAGGTCGCACCGTAAGGAATTAAACCAGTGTTATGGAGAGAAATTGCATTACAAATCGCACCCATAGCGTGTTCCCGTACACCGAAATGGACGTTACGATTTTCATAAGCACCTTTTTGGAAATCTCCAGATACATGGATTTCCGTTAAGTTGGAGTGAGTTAAATCCGCCGAACCACCAATTAACTGAGGTAATACTTTGCCGATCGCATTTAAGCAATTTTCAGAATGTTTACGACTTGCTAAAGGCTTGTCTTCAGGGGTGTAGGATGGTAAGCAATCCGCCCAATTTTCAGGAAGTACACCAGAGGTAATGGTTTCAAATTCTTTAGCTTCGGTAGGATACTTAGTTTTGTAGGTAGCAAGAGTTTGATTCCATTCTGCTTCTAAACTTGCACCCTTTTCGATCGCTTTGCGGAAATGACTATATACTTCATCAGGCACAACAAAAGGATCATAATTCCAACCTAAATTTTTACGGGTAGCTTCTACTTCGTCACCCCCTAAAGCAGCACCATGTACTCCAGCAGTATTAGCTTTTTTAGGAGAGCCATAACCGATCGTAGTAGTAACTTTGATCATGGAGGGTTTGTCCGTAACAGATTTAGCTTCAGCAATAGCGGCGGCGATCGCATCTAAGTCAGTATTACCATTTTCTACATGGAGAACGTGCCAACCATAAGCCTCAAAACGCTTAGATACATCTTCAGTAAAAGCGATGTCTGTGCTACCATCGATCGAAATGTGGTTATCATCATATAAAGCGATAAGTTTGCCTAAACCCCAATGTCCTGCTAAAGAGGCCGCTTCTCCAGAAATACCTTCCATGTTGCAACCATCACCAAGAATAACGTAGGTGTAATGATCGATTAAAGTACAATCAGGCTTGTTATATTTTGCTCCTAAATGAGCCTCAGCCAAAGCTAAACCAACACCATTAGCGATACCTTGTCCAAGAGGGCCCGTAGTTACTTCAACACCGGCAGTTACAAAGTTTTCAGGATGTCCGGGAGTTTTAGATTTCCACTGACGGAATTGTTTTAAATCTTCAATAGTAACGCTATCATAACCAAATAAATGTAATAAAGAATATTGAAGCATAGAACCATGACCAGCAGAAAGAACAAATCTATCTCTGTTTATCCACTGAGGATTTTTGGGATTAAAACGCATGAATTGATCCCAGAGAACAAAAGACATAGGAGCTGCGCCCATAGGTAAACCCGGATGTCCTGATTTAGCTTTTTCAACGCCATCGATGGAGAGAAAACGAATAGCATTAACGCAGAGTTCTTGAATAGATTGGGTTGCAACCACCATAATTAATTTTAAATTTAACTAAATATACATAACTTGATCAGTTAGCCTATATCTTCTCATTGTTTAGCAGAGATCGCAAGAAGCTAAGAAATAAATTTCATATTTTAAATTTAATTGATTAAGAAGCCAATTTTACCTGTTAGTGATCCTTGTTCACTTGAGTTCGAGAAAAAATCCTTGATGTAGGTAAGTTTTAGGGTTTATGATTTAGGGTTTAGATTCTAAAAATACCAAATCTGATTGAATTATTTAATTAAATTAATCTAAGTAAAATCAATTGTTAACAGTTTTTCATCAATTATTTACCCAATACCTAACAACTAATACCTTGCTATTACCCATACATTTTGCATCGAACTAAGGTTTTGTTGTTTTAAAATGATCTATGAGTTCCTTGTCAATTTATTCTAAGAAAGACATTATAACAAGGCTCGATCGAGTTTTGGTCAACATAAAAAATCAATTCTCCCCTTTCCTTTTGGAGAGGGGGTAGGGTGAGAAAATCAAAGTTAGGCTGAAAAAGTAAAGTTGAAAACAGCGTCATTAAAGTCATTGTCGCTGATAGCTAAATTACCGGGTAAATCTTCAAAACCAAAGGTATTATTACCTAAATTTTTTAGATGTTCCGAAGCATCAGGATTAGCATTACCAAAGCTAAAATAAGCTACAGCATGAGTCATAAAGTTTTCTGCTGTTGCGCCTTGATTGTTGGGATTTTCTAGCAAAAATGCAGTAATACCATCTTCGAGAGTGCCTCCCGCAGGAATAAATCTTCCACCATTGGCAATAACAAAGGGAGCATATACTTCATTATCTTCGATAATAACATCTCCAAATTCTGATGCCGTGGTGTTTTTGCTACTGTCTCCATCAGCACCTAGTTGTAAAATGAAATTATCAGCAATATTGTTAAGGGCTGTTCTGGCATAACCTGCATCACCGGGTAATAGTACATCCGTAACTGAACCATCCCCATCGAGATCCAAAGTATCACGCACTGCCCCCCTACCATTTTCGACTTTGTAAAGTCCAATCAAGTTATGAAATAGTGCATCTGTTTCCTCTAATGCCGTTTCTTCTACACTACCTTTAGTATCGGAAGCAGTATTATAAAGGAGAGTACCTTCTTCCCCTGTCTCTGTTTCTCTGAAATAGGCAAGGGCGGTATTTCCTACATTATAAAGAGCTTCAGGATCGAATACCTCATTAAGACTGTTAGCAAAGGATAACGCAAGGGGAGTAGGAGGAGTTACTTCCGTAAGAGATTCAAGGGCGGTTTGATCTAAACCATTAACTTCATTGCCTTCCCCTTGGAAGAAATTTTGCCAGAAAATATCTGTGTCGGTGTTAAAACCCGTTTCTTCATCTCCCTCGATAATGAGATCATCGTTGAATCGGACAAATTTTAACTCTGTATTAGCAATGGGTTGATCACTTTCATCTTGTAAAATTAGTTTATTACTACCAGCATCATCTATGACGATCGAACCTGTGGAGTTTTGATAATTTAACTTGAAAGTGTCGTTATCTTCTCCTCCCCGTAATATCGTACGGGGTGCATTGATAATGAAGGTATCATCTCCGCTACCACCATCCACTTGATTAAAAAGACTTTGAGCAGTCAGAACTAATGTATCATCGCCTTCCTCTCCATAGAGAGCATCTTTAATTCCTGTGGTATCGTTAGGTTCGATCGCTTCAATGTAGTCGTCTCCTGCTTTGCCATAGACAATATCACCACCGCCCAAAACAGCAATTCGATCGTCTTGTGCCGTGCCATAGACGAAGTCGTCATAAACCGTGCCAGTATATTCTGTGACATCTTCGGGAAGTTCAGCATATTTTCCGATACCCGGATCTTCTTCTGTTTCTGCTAATACCGCAGAAGCTTGTTGTGAATCTCCACTGTCAGCAACCCGTAAAGATGATGCACCGTTGATAATATTGCCAAATTGATCAACTTCATAAATTTTGGAAGAAAAAGGAGTCGCACTTTGTACTTCCCAAGTACCTGTTTGATTGATAATGGCGGCTTGAACATCGGGTCCCCAAGCATCGGTAGCGCCACTGTCATTAAATGCCCATTGACTGACATCCAGATTTGGAAAATAGGTTTGGTTGTTACCATACATCCAATCTTGAGTCGCCCCTAAATATGCCGTTTCCCAAACATCAACTATAGGGACAGAAAGCGGTAATACCTCATTGTTGTTACCATCAGGATATAATTCAATAGGTTCTGAACCAAAATCTACATCACTCTCGGGTATAAAAGCATTAGTATTTCCCTCAAGAGTAACAATGAAAGTATAGGGTATGGTTGCTTTGGCAGTTTCACCAACTAGAACTACTTGATATATTTTACCCGAAGGTACATTCACTGGTACTGCTAATGATGTAGTAGTGGTGGTTACGGTCGAAGTTGTATCAGATTGAGCCAGAGAGTAGGTAGCAGAAAGACTAAATGTCACACTCTCTGTTTCTTCTGCTAAAATCTCATTTTCTTTCACGGAGAAAGAAGCGGAAACTCCCGCAGTAAAGGCTTCGCTACTGGTTTTTGTAATAGTTTGACCTACAGCATAGGAAATACTCAAAGTTGCCGTTTCGGCTAGAGTTTCCAAACCATTAGAATTATCGATTGTAATTGGTGCACTTGTTAAACCAGTGGGAATATATACAGCATTAGCTGTGTCAAAGTTTTGAGTAACGCTATCAGTTAACCCACCATATAAACCTCCCGAATATTCGGAAGGAGTAAATTCGGGGCTAGTGGTATCCCATTCTCCATTACCATCAGGATTTGTATAATCTGTGTCCTGCGTCAGCCAAAAGTCGAAAAGAATGGGCTTAATATAAGAGGGATCAACATAACTTAATGCCATATATTATGTAAGATTTTTATTTAAGTAAGGGTTTCTATGTAAGTGTTCATTTCTCCATGATAAATGATCGATTGAAGATTAACCTTAACTTTCTTCTTTTTTCAGTATTTAATTAATAATACAGCGTTAATTATTTTAGGTCGTTTCATCAATTAAATCTATAATTCTTCTATGAATAAAGGTTTCAGTCTTGTGTCTTTAACAATTTAAAATAAGCAGAAATATTGATCTAACAAGGTTTTCACCGATAAATAATGACACTGTCTAAACTTTCAATTTAACCTTAATATCTACTTTAGGTTTTTTAATCTTATTAATTTTTTATGTTTATCATCACTTTCACTGAAATATTAATTTTATGTATTGGAGGAACTATATTTAGTTTTCGTAAGGAAGAAAAATTATCAGAGTCTATAGCTAAAGGACTGTTTTTTACTCTTTTAATTCTTTCTTTTTCTTTTCAATTCTCGTTTTTATTAAACAATCCTAATATATCGTTTTTAATAGAGATAATTACTATTATTTTTTGTTTATATATTTTAAAAAAAGATTTTCAAAGATTTAACAGAGGTTTTAAAATCATTAAATTATTTTATCTTAAATATAAAATTACTATTAGCATCCTTTTAATTGTTTGGGGTTATTTATTTTTACAAGCAATATTATTACCTCCATCCAACTGGGATAGCATGACTTATAATTTAGCTAGGGTATTGCTATTTCAACAAGAAAAATCATTATTTTTAACGGAAGTATCTTTAGAAAGTCAAGCTATTTTTCCTGTAGGCTCAGATATATTGCACCACTCTTTTTTGAGATTTTATACTGACTACGGTATCGGTATTTTCAGTTTCATTGCTTATTTAATCATATCTTTTGGTACTTATAGTTTAGCTCGTCGATATGCTTCTCAAGAACATTCTCTTATCGCAACTTTAGTGATTGCTAGTTTACCTGAATTAGTTTTACAATCAACCTCTACAAAAAATGATATTTTAACGGCTTCTGTGGCATTATTTTGTTTTATTTTAGCTTATAGATTATTAACAAATATTAATGTAGAAGATCTAGTTTTATTACCCATTAGTTTATCTTTTGGCATTTCTTGTAAAACCATTTTTATTGCTTTTACTTTGCCATTTGTTATTATTTTTTCATACCTTCTTATTAAAGAATATTCATGGCAATATTTGCTAAAAACTATTATCAAGTATAAAGACTTTTTTTTAGTCAGTATTTTACCTATTTTCGTGTTTTTACCATTATTTACTTTTTATCATAATTATAATCATTTTGGTTCTTGGAATGGTTCTGAAGAATTTGCAGATTTACATAAACAAACTGATGGTATAAAAGGAACTTTAGGTAATTTAGTGAGATATATTTTTCAAAGTATCGATTCTTTAGAACCCTTAGAATTAACCTCTAAATATGTTACTGAAAAAATATTAGATCACGAAGCATATACTATCACAGATTATTTAATGAAATTTTATAATAATACTTTTCATCTGATATTTGGACATAGTGGAATTATGAAATCTCCTTTATTTCCTCTGATTAGTAATAATGATGGTATTCCTTTTTTTATTTTAAGGGCAATGACGGAGGATATTAGTTGGTTTGGAATTTTAGGATTTATCTTAGTTATTCCTTGTATAATTTATGGAGTTTTTCAAAGAGATTTATTTTTAAAAGCCGTTAGTATAAATTTAATTAGTTATAGTTTAATTTTATGTAATCAATTAGCCTGGCAACCTTGGGCTAATCGTTTTTTTTCCCTATTTTTTGGTACTTCAGGAGTTTTAATAGCATATTTATTTACTAATATTAAATTAAATAAGTTTCTAGGAAAATTAATAACTCTAATTTCAATATTTACTTTAATATATGTGGCTACTTTTAATAATCCTAAACCGCTTTTAAAAGAGCCATTTGAAGTAACCAATCTAACAGATTTTAATCCTCTCCATTGGACAAAATCTATTAGAGAAAAAAGTATTTGGAGTAAAACTAATCTGGGAAAAAATAGAACTTTTTATTTTGATATTCATGGTTTTCCCCCTGTTAATATTCTCAGTAAATATATCGTTGATAATTCTAAGGTAGCATTAATTACTACTCATGATACATGGATTTATCAATATCTTTTTTATAATCCTAATTTTAAAATAATTCCCTTTTCTTATAAAGATATTAATCTTGTGGATAAAATTAATAATATTTATAATATTGATTATATATTTTGTTTGGATGTAGATAATAATTGCCAAAATTTAGGTAATAATAATGAAGTATTATGGCGTTCTGAAAAAGGGAAAAAAGGTGTTATATTTCAATTTTTGGGAATTGTTGGACAGAAGAATTGATTAGTACTATACAAAGATTGATTTTATCAATAGGACTTACATACCGGCTCCCTTACTTTCCATAAAAATAAAATTACTCCTCAATACTTGGGTTTGGAGTGGTGAAAAAACTATTTTTGTGTAAAGTCCTGATCAAGTTTTTTGTAAAGAGAAGAAAATTTTTATGGTTGTTTTATAGTATTTATGATAAATTCAGATAAAATAAATTCCAAATTTTTTATATAAATTTGTAAAAAGTCAAGTAAATTTTACAATTCTTTATATTTATCTAAATGTGTTATTAATAGATGGTGAAAAGACAAAACTATGATATTCTAGTTATCGTCAGTTGAGTTGTGAGAATAATAAAAAAATGCAAGTTAATGATTTAGGTTTTGTTGCCACTCTTTTATTTGTGCTTGTTCCTACGGTTTTTCTCTTGATTTTATATATTCAAACAGGAAAAAACGAGGCTTAATAAACATCTTTATCAAAAAATTGGATAATCAACTATTATTGTTGTTATCTGAAAATGAGGAGTTTTTACTAGGATCAGATCACTCTTGATTGTAGTTTCTTTCAAACTATTTTTCCTAGTTTTTCTCTCTCAATTTTCTCTGTTTTTGTCTTCTTCGATCATAATATTTCCCCCATCCGCGCCATGATAAAGGATAATTGATTTTCCCCTCATCAAGAATCCATTGAACATAAGTATTACTATTAGGGCCGGGATAATAACGATAAAGATAATTATAAGGATAGTTAAAAGGACTCGATCGAATAATTCGGATTAACTTTTGTGCTTCTTCTCCTTGCCATTGTTTTTCGAGCCAACTATCACCATTACCCACTCCACGAGTTACCCCCATCAAATTTTTGTGCAAATGTCCCCAACTACTACTTACTAAATTTTGACTTTGCCAAATTTCCCATCTTTCTTGTTTATCATCAATAATTACAAACCAATAATGAACAGCAATATAACCAATAAAAGGAATTTTTGCCCCTCGTAAATCAACATTTAAAACCATAATTATCTGAGTAAAATAGACGGCGTTGCTGAATTAAGGTATGATTGTTAGATAAAGCGATCAAATTTATTAGAAATCAAAAAATGATCAAATGCCCCGAGTGCAGTTCTATGCACATTAACAAAAATGGAATGAAAAGAGGAAAGCAAAATCATCTTTGTGTTGATTGTGGTAGACAGTTTATTAATCCACAACCATAGAATTGTTATTTTTATGTAACTGATGGTTGGAAGGTATATCCTAATTTTATCCCAGAGGGGACCAAATCATCAGTAAAACTTATATGACAAGGGTTGAAGGAGAAAATACGAGATTGAGGCACTATCTAGCCAGATTACAGAGAAAAACCCTTTGCCATTCCAAGTCTGTCGAAATGCGGAAATATTCAATCTCACTTTTGATTCATTATTTTAAATTCCAAGATATTCCCATACCTTATCGAGGTGAGGTGCGATCGTGCAGTGCCGCCAAAGGTGATCGCTTTATCTAACAATCATACCTTAATTCAGCAATGCCCACTACAAATTTTTTGTAATATTTAGTCTTATTGTAAATCACTGTAGAGTAATATTTAAAAATAGTTACAATTTCTTAACAATCATAAAGCTGATTCTTCTTAACCTCTGTTAATAAAAGATGAATTAAAGGTGGGCAATGCCCACCCTAGTGGTTTAAGCTAATGCTTCAAACGCAATTCCCTCTTGAGTAAAGCTAGAGTAATTTTGTACGATACTTTGACGTTCTTCGTTCCCTACAAGGATATAGCCACCGGGTACAGTAGAAAAACGATAAATATCTTCGCCTTGTTGTGCATCTGCACCATAGGTATAGAATGCTAAACCTTCTTGTACAAAGCCAAAGTTATTGTTATTTAAGAGGTTTTGACGTTCTTCTTCCCCTACATATAAGTAAGAGCCTGTCAGATTTGTATTACGGAAACGATAGATGGGAGTTAATTCGTCATCATCTTCAAAAGACGCTTTGAATGCTTCTCCTTCTTCCACAAAACCGAAGTTACTCTGTAAGATACTTTGTCTTTCTTCTGCTCCAACATAGAGATAAGTACCATTTCCTGTACGGAAGCGATAAATTTGATCGTTTAATAAAGGATCAGTGTCATCGAGGATGGTATCATCACGGAAGTTGAGGTTTTGGATACGGGTATCTTCGGAAATCGGGGTGTCAGCTTCGTTAAAGGCTTCTTGTGCAGTGGGATGAAACTCAGCTAAATATTCAGCTAAGGCATCTTGTTCACCAGCAATGGGCAAATTAGAGTTATTGGGTAAGCCTTCAGGGGTTAAGGTATCAAGTCTGACGACATTTTCAAAGTAGAAAGCAGGATAACCGTCACCTCCAGTAGCTAAAAAGTCGAGAATTACCATTTTATAGGTAGCATTGGGATCAACTTTAAATTCACCATCAGAGAAAATAACTTCTTTTGTGCCGTCTTCACGGTTTAAAACTAAGTTTTGGATTCTTTCCCCAGCCACTTCAACACCTGTTGCCAATCCATTATCATCACGGATAAACTCGATCGCAGTATTATCAGGATCAAAGCTAAAGCTAAAACCGCCAATCTGTCCGAATTGTCCGGGGGTTGCACCTTCTGCCCATTGTGCCACAAAATGCTCTGCTAAGTCTTTGATGCCTTGAGCGGAAATATCTGCAACGGAGAGTATATTGTTAAAACGCAAGGAGTTTTCAATGTCTAATTGAGAAACGTCTCCTTCTTCTTTACCTACTGCTAGATTAGCTTGGGGAGGTAATTGTACTAACTCGTTTGTGCCACCATCAATGAAGGATACTCCAATTTGATCTCGGATACCACCGCCATTTTTCACGGAAATATCAATATCAAAGTCATATTGTTCGGCATACCAAAGGTTTGCATCGGCGGTTAAGTTACCGAGGTTGGTTTCTTCGGTGCGCACACTAGAACGAAAACCGTTAAGCCATACTTCTGTATTGCCAAAAATAGTGCCATCTTTGCTGTTAATGAAGTCACCGACGTTATCGACAACTGCCACTACCTCCGGATTAGCAACTTCTTTTACTTGCTCAAAAGTGGTAATATCTTCTTCGTAAAGTCGATCGACACCCTCAATATCTGTGGCAAAAGTACCGCTATCATCGCCAATTTCGATAATTTGACCATTAGGATCAAATTCTACAATTAACTGTCCTAAATAACGATAATTAGCCCCCGTATTGATTAAATAAACGTCATTACCATCAGCATCTTGGAATACTTGAGGATAAGGTTGCAATAACTCAGGGGGAGTTTGGGTTTCATCTTCACGGAGAGGATCATCTGTATTCGCCATAACACGATGAGAACCACCGCCCATGATAATATCAACACCAGTGAGTTTAGTTGCCAAAGCCTGTTCAATCTCAAACTGTTGTAAGTGAGTCATCAAGACAATTTTATTGATACCTTGACTAATTAACTCATCCACAAAGGGTTGAATATTATCGGCTAAAAGTTGAGCGTTAACCTCAATATCTCGACTGTTAGGATCTGTTAACATGGTGATACCACCGATATTGGCAATTTGAGGAAGATAAGGGACAACTGCACCAATTACCCCCACTTGCTCACCATTAACATCAATAACAGTACTCTCTGTTAAGCTATTGGGTAAAGGAGCTTCACCAGATTCTACTACTAAATTTTTCAAGTTAGAGCTATCAGTAGAGTAGTCTAAGTTAGTAGCTAAGTAGGGGAATAATGCACCAAGATAACCCGTTTCTGGATCAATGCCAACTCCTTCAATTTCTGCATTGGGAGCTAACATATTATAGAAAGTGCTAGGGCCTGCGTCAAATTCATGATTACCGACGGCGGCGGCATCCCAACCCAATTCGTTTTGAATTAAGATGTCTGCAATGCCTTGTTGTCCATAAATATCAAGACTAGCATTAAAGAAAGGGCCAGCAATGAATAAGTCACCAGAAGTGAGTTTAAGGGTATTCTCATAGTTCGCATCTAAGGCATTCATCACCGCAGAAAAGCCGATGGCATCTTGTAAAGCGGGGATACCAGCTTCTTGATCCGATGCGTGAAGTAGTTGTAAGGTAAAGTTTTTATCAGTATTTTCAAAAAATGCTAATTGTCCACCTTGGACTAATCCTTCTCTTTCAATCACGCCATCTTGGAGAGAATGAGCTTGAACATCAAACAGGAATAAAGAACCGGGGGTTTCATCAAATAAACTGGAAACATCAATGATACCTGAAGATTCCCAGTTACCAATATCGTCAGGACTACCATCGGTTTGTCCTTCGGGTACAGCAGTTCGATCGATCTGGGCAACACGAGTAAGAATACCTGTTTCGGGGCTAAGTTCCCAGATGGAGGCTTCTTCCCCTGAAGTTAAACCAAATTCGCCGAAAGAGCGATCTTCTTGAATATAGATTAAGCCATTGGTTGCCCATTCTAGGTTATCCGGGCTACGCAACCCAAAATCAGGACTCTCAAATTGACCATTTCCTGCGTCATCACCATCATAGAAAATATCAGCTTGAGCAGTAATGTTATTCAAGTCGGCAAAGTCCACATCAATTTGATAAGTTGTACCCCAACTATCTTCCGGGAATAAACTATCCCGTCCAGTGGATGCTAACACAGCGATCGTACCATCTTGAGGATTAGTAGCAAGATCTTCAGGGCGAGAAAACTTGAATGCTCCCACTGCTTCGGCTAAAGCATCTTGTTTTTCTTGAGTGGCAAAACCTTGGGAATCATAACCCTCTGTGTTTGCTAACTCAGGACGATAAAAATCAATTTCGACAAAACTGCCTGATCGACCTTCTTTAGTACCATTGAACTGACTAGGATCAATATCTCCATTATCAGTCGTCCAAACGTAGAGTTTGCCTTGAGCTAAACCATTGCGAACAAGAATATCTGGTCCTTCACCTTGTCCTTTTTCCCCTACATAAAGTAATAAAGGCGCACCACCTCGATCGTCTCCAATTAATAAGGCTACTTTGTCCGTTGTACCAGTATCTAATTGAGTAACACTTTCCCATGCGGCACGTCCCATCCAAGGCACAGCATAAAGGGTATTACTTTCAGGATCTAAAACAAATTCTGTACCGCCATCGGTTTCTTCCCCAGTGAAAAATAAACCATCCACTAAACCACGATTATCACCAAATTGATTAGCAATAATGTATTGAGCAGAACAAAGGCGATCGAGTCCCATAAAATCAAGATCACTGGCTTCGTCCACCACTTCACCCGCACGGTTAATAATGGTATCGTAGGCTAATCCAGCTCCTTCTAGTTCACGAGTATCCTTGTTGATGTCAAAGAAACTAACTCGCCCTCCTGTCAATTGAGTACCATTAGCGAGGGTATAGGCATAACCAGCATCACTACTCAATTCATGGTTAGCTAATACTCGAACAGTGTCATCATCGAGAGCAAATGCACCTAAACCATCGAGAATACCGGGAGGTACATAATATTCGCCATTACCATTAGCCACAATTTCACCAACAGTAAAAACTGGCTCTACCTCAAATGTTTCCAAGCCTTGCACTTGTGCTGGTTGATTAGGAGGAGTAAATCCTGCATCGAGTTCAAAAACATTGGTGGTGTTACTTACTTCGTTGCTTACTACTAATAAGGGTTTACCATTGGGGCTATCTTGTGCAGAAATAAAGATTAATCCTTCAGGACCAGAATCCGTTAAATTAGTTTCAGGGTCTTGTTCAAAGTCACGGGTGTTGATATATTGGACAAATTCGGGAGTTTCAGGGTTGGTAACGTTATAAACCATTACCCCACCGATGCGCTCTAAACCAACAAAAGCATAGGTTTCACCATAAATTGTACCAACTGTTACCCCTTCTGGTTCAGGCCCTTTGTTGTCGCTACGGTTGTCGAAGTCGTTATTGGAGTTACTAGCGTTGAAGTAGTCAGGGAAGGCTTGAGCGGTGATACGTTCAAAATCGTCGCCACTGTCAAAAACTAAGTTACCTTCGCTATCCCAAATAGTAAACGATCGAGTTCCAAAGGCATAAAGTTCATCGTAGGCGATTTCACCGATAATTTGCCCTCGAATTTCACCCCCGGGGTTGCCAGTAGTATGAAGGTTAAAGTAATATTCGGTGTCTTCTCCTTGGGCAGTTTTTTCGATGGTATTTTCTTGCCAAGTACTGGTTAAATTGGCTGTACCATCTTCATCGATGGTGATAACGGTGTCAGCATCTTCTAAAATATCCCATACAACGCCGCCATTTGCACCTCGGAAGGCTTCGTGAATGTGTAAGAGGGTGACATCATCAGCAGTGGATTCAGTAAGGGGGTTGCCTGTTAAAGCACCAAAATCAAGCCCAGTTACTTCTAGCTCAACTTGTAAAAATCCATTGTTATCAACCCATGCTAAAGCCTCTCCTTCTGCTTCTGTGGTGACAGGAGGCACTTCTTGACTACCATCTAA from Geminocystis sp. NIES-3709 encodes the following:
- a CDS encoding glycosyltransferase family 39 protein translates to MTYNLARVLLFQQEKSLFLTEVSLESQAIFPVGSDILHHSFLRFYTDYGIGIFSFIAYLIISFGTYSLARRYASQEHSLIATLVIASLPELVLQSTSTKNDILTASVALFCFILAYRLLTNINVEDLVLLPISLSFGISCKTIFIAFTLPFVIIFSYLLIKEYSWQYLLKTIIKYKDFFLVSILPIFVFLPLFTFYHNYNHFGSWNGSEEFADLHKQTDGIKGTLGNLVRYIFQSIDSLEPLELTSKYVTEKILDHEAYTITDYLMKFYNNTFHLIFGHSGIMKSPLFPLISNNDGIPFFILRAMTEDISWFGILGFILVIPCIIYGVFQRDLFLKAVSINLISYSLILCNQLAWQPWANRFFSLFFGTSGVLIAYLFTNIKLNKFLGKLITLISIFTLIYVATFNNPKPLLKEPFEVTNLTDFNPLHWTKSIREKSIWSKTNLGKNRTFYFDIHGFPPVNILSKYIVDNSKVALITTHDTWIYQYLFYNPNFKIIPFSYKDINLVDKINNIYNIDYIFCLDVDNNCQNLGNNNEVLWRSEKGKKGVIFQFLGIVGQKN
- the tkt gene encoding transketolase, with the translated sequence MVVATQSIQELCVNAIRFLSIDGVEKAKSGHPGLPMGAAPMSFVLWDQFMRFNPKNPQWINRDRFVLSAGHGSMLQYSLLHLFGYDSVTIEDLKQFRQWKSKTPGHPENFVTAGVEVTTGPLGQGIANGVGLALAEAHLGAKYNKPDCTLIDHYTYVILGDGCNMEGISGEAASLAGHWGLGKLIALYDDNHISIDGSTDIAFTEDVSKRFEAYGWHVLHVENGNTDLDAIAAAIAEAKSVTDKPSMIKVTTTIGYGSPKKANTAGVHGAALGGDEVEATRKNLGWNYDPFVVPDEVYSHFRKAIEKGASLEAEWNQTLATYKTKYPTEAKEFETITSGVLPENWADCLPSYTPEDKPLASRKHSENCLNAIGKVLPQLIGGSADLTHSNLTEIHVSGDFQKGAYENRNVHFGVREHAMGAICNAISLHNTGLIPYGATFLVFTDYMRNSIRLSALSEAQVIWVMTHDSIALGEDGPTHQPVEHVASLRLIPDLMVFRPADGNETSGAYKVAIESKKKSSLMALTRQNLPNLAGSSIDAVAKGGYVVACGFAPQELDLILIGTGSEVGLCVEAAEKLKAEGLKVRVVSMPCIELFDLQSDEYKESVLPKAIKKRVSVEAGVTFGWERFVGDEGACIGINTYGASAPGNVVMEKFGFTVDNVVATAKKILG
- a CDS encoding DUF4114 domain-containing protein — translated: MALSYVDPSYIKPILFDFWLTQDTDYTNPDGNGEWDTTSPEFTPSEYSGGLYGGLTDSVTQNFDTANAVYIPTGLTSAPITIDNSNGLETLAETATLSISYAVGQTITKTSSEAFTAGVSASFSVKENEILAEETESVTFSLSATYSLAQSDTTSTVTTTTTSLAVPVNVPSGKIYQVVLVGETAKATIPYTFIVTLEGNTNAFIPESDVDFGSEPIELYPDGNNNEVLPLSVPIVDVWETAYLGATQDWMYGNNQTYFPNLDVSQWAFNDSGATDAWGPDVQAAIINQTGTWEVQSATPFSSKIYEVDQFGNIINGASSLRVADSGDSQQASAVLAETEEDPGIGKYAELPEDVTEYTGTVYDDFVYGTAQDDRIAVLGGGDIVYGKAGDDYIEAIEPNDTTGIKDALYGEEGDDTLVLTAQSLFNQVDGGSGDDTFIINAPRTILRGGEDNDTFKLNYQNSTGSIVIDDAGSNKLILQDESDQPIANTELKFVRFNDDLIIEGDEETGFNTDTDIFWQNFFQGEGNEVNGLDQTALESLTEVTPPTPLALSFANSLNEVFDPEALYNVGNTALAYFRETETGEEGTLLYNTASDTKGSVEETALEETDALFHNLIGLYKVENGRGAVRDTLDLDGDGSVTDVLLPGDAGYARTALNNIADNFILQLGADGDSSKNTTASEFGDVIIEDNEVYAPFVIANGGRFIPAGGTLEDGITAFLLENPNNQGATAENFMTHAVAYFSFGNANPDASEHLKNLGNNTFGFEDLPGNLAISDNDFNDAVFNFTFSA
- a CDS encoding DUF3750 domain-containing protein, which gives rise to MVLNVDLRGAKIPFIGYIAVHYWFVIIDDKQERWEIWQSQNLVSSSWGHLHKNLMGVTRGVGNGDSWLEKQWQGEEAQKLIRIIRSSPFNYPYNYLYRYYPGPNSNTYVQWILDEGKINYPLSWRGWGKYYDRRRQKQRKLREKN
- the psbM gene encoding photosystem II reaction center protein PsbM; the protein is MQVNDLGFVATLLFVLVPTVFLLILYIQTGKNEA